A region from the Dendropsophus ebraccatus isolate aDenEbr1 chromosome 1, aDenEbr1.pat, whole genome shotgun sequence genome encodes:
- the LOC138792890 gene encoding solute carrier family 22 member 4-like: MSDYDEATAFLGDWGPFQLTIFFLLSASTIPNGFNGMSVMFLAATPEHRCLVPDSANLSQAWRNVSIPLEERDGQRLQSRCWRYRLDILSNYSARGLIPGVHVNVSDIQKEKCRDGWHYARDLYHSTVVTQWDIVCDNDWKGPLTTSLFFAGVLTGSFISGQLSDSFGRKKILFATMAVQTGFSIIQVFSTSWEMFAILFLIVGMGQISNYVAAFILGSEILGKSARIIFSTLGICIFFAIGYMILPLFAYFIRDWRTLLMALTLPGLLCIPLWWFIPESPQWLISQGRIEEAEAIIRRAAKQNKVSAPAVIFKAAELDENKQRQSRRHTILDLLKTHNIRVITILTIMFWLIVSIGYFGVSLNTPNLHGDPFLNCFLLAVIEVPSYIIAWQLLGHVPRRYAMCGTMLLGGIVLLLIQLVPQSLNILSTILVMVGKFGITAAFSMAYVYTAELYPTVIRNMGVGIGSMSSRVGSVISPYFVYLGAYNRILPYILMGSLTVTMGLLVLFFPETFGRALPETMDQTQNIKCLCCKKKSPKKFQETLEELKNGSILITTKL, from the exons ATGAGCGACTATGATGAGGCCACCGCTTTCCTGGGGGACTGGGGACCCTTCCAGCTGACCATCTTCTTCCTGCTCAGCGCCAGCACCATCCCCAATGGCTTCAATGGTATGTCTGTCATGTTCCTGGCTGCCACCCCCGAGCACCGGTGCCTGGTGCCCGACAGCGCCAACCTGAGCCAGGCTTGGAGGAATGTCAGCATCCCGCTGGAGGAGAGGGACGGGCAGCGGCTGCAGAGCAGGTGCTGGCGGTACCGGCTGGACATCCTGAGCAACTACTCCGCCCGGGGGCTGATCCCGGGGGTGCACGTCAATGTCAGCGACATCCAGAAGGAGAAGTGCCGGGACGGCTGGCACTATGCCCGGGACCTCTACCACTCCACCGTGGTCACCCAG tgggATATAGTCTGTGACAATGACTGGAAGGGGCCGCTGACAACATCTTTGTTTTTTGCTGGTGTTCTTACGGGGTCATTTATTTCTGGACAGCTCTCAGACAG CtttggaagaaagaagatactgTTCGCAACAATGGCTGTACAGACCGGCTTCAGCATTATCCAAGTATTCTCAACCAGCTGGGAGATGTTTGCCATTCTCTTCCTCATTGTCGGGATGGGACAGATCTCGAATTACGTGGCAGCCTTTATATTAG GATCAGAAATACTTGGCAAGTCTGCCCGGATCATCTTTTCAACATTAGGCATTTGTATATTCTTTGCGATTGGATACATGATTCTGCCTTTGTTTGCCTATTTCATCCGGGACTGGAGGACATTACTGATGGCCCTGACTCTTCCTGGACTGCTATGTATCCCCTTGTGGTG GTTTATTCCTGAATCTCCACAGTGGTTGATCTCTCAGGGACGGATAGAAGAAGCTGAAGCTATAATAAGAAGGGCTGCAAAACAAAATAAAGTTTCTGCACCTGCCGTCATCTTTAAAGCTGCTGAG CTGGATGAAAATAAACAGCGACAGAGCAGGCGGCATACTATCTTGGATTTATTGAAGACCCATAACATACGAGTCATCACAATTCTTACTATCATGTTTTG GTTGATTGTATCCATTGGATATTTTGGAGTTTCCCTGAATACTCCAAATTTACACGGGGATCCATTTCTGAACTGCTTTCTTTTGGCTGTGATTGAAGTGCCATCATATATTATAGCATGGCAGCTCCTTGGACATGTACCCAGGCGCTATGCGATGTGTGGAACAATGCTTCTTGGTGGAATTGTGCTGCTCCTTATACAACTTGTACCACAAA GTCTTAATATCTTGTCTACCATTTTGGTGATGGTGGGAAAATTTGGAATTACAGCAGCCTTCTCTATGGCATATGTATACACAGCGGAACTTTATCCCACAGTCATACGGAATATGGGTGTGGGTATTGGTTCTATGTCTTCTCGAGTTGGAAGCGTCATCTCTCCATACTTTGTTTACCTTG GTGCCTATAACAGGATACTGCCTTACATCCTCATGGGAAGCTTGACAGTAACTATGGGACTTCTTGTACTGTTTTTCCCAGAAACTTTTGGTAGAGCTCTACCTGAAACTATGGACCAGACACAGAATATAAAATG